In the genome of Leptospira saintgironsiae, one region contains:
- a CDS encoding type II toxin-antitoxin system VapC family toxin, producing MKNVALVDSGPIIALFNSTDDYHKSVFKFLKSFKGSLFTTWPVITEVIYLLSFSIDAQSDFLEWIERGSLQILDITLDDLKYIKSRMQKYSDLPMDLADASLMCIAEREGIYNIISIDSDFSIYKTLKGKYLTNLYNN from the coding sequence ATGAAAAACGTCGCACTCGTTGATTCTGGTCCCATTATAGCATTATTCAATTCAACAGATGATTATCATAAGTCAGTCTTTAAATTTCTAAAGAGCTTTAAAGGATCCTTATTTACTACTTGGCCGGTGATAACTGAGGTAATTTATTTACTTTCATTTTCAATAGATGCTCAATCAGACTTTTTAGAATGGATAGAACGTGGAAGCCTGCAGATTTTAGATATAACATTAGATGATCTAAAATATATTAAAAGTCGGATGCAAAAATATTCAGATTTACCAATGGACTTGGCAGATGCATCTTTAATGTGTATTGCGGAGAGGGAAGGGATCTATAATATTATTAGTATAGATTCTGACTTTTCTATCTATAAGACATTAAAAGGTAAATATCTAACAAATTTATATAATAATTAG
- a CDS encoding ribbon-helix-helix domain-containing protein — protein MRIPPDLERKLDSFAKSKGKSRSEIVKESILEYIKNHSSSKTPFELGEDLFGKYSANNQKLAQNRKSILNKTLKDKNEKRRTR, from the coding sequence TTGAGAATACCACCAGATTTAGAGAGAAAGTTGGATTCATTTGCCAAATCTAAGGGCAAAAGTCGTTCCGAGATCGTCAAAGAATCAATTCTTGAATATATAAAAAACCATAGTTCAAGTAAGACTCCTTTTGAATTAGGTGAAGATCTATTTGGTAAATATTCAGCGAATAATCAGAAATTAGCTCAGAATAGAAAAAGTATCTTAAATAAAACATTAAAGGACAAGAATGAAAAACGTCGCACTCGTTGA
- a CDS encoding tyrosine-type recombinase/integrase, whose translation MPQKVKIWKIWENGLCFSAISFSYDTELFQKFSKMPNAVWSHKFKYWKIPYSESFLSEFVSTHREKIEADHDILLIPLKTEVLRRNYSKKTLKSYFLYNRAFLRSVEKNPYSVTEPELKIYLDRILYERNLASNSLRAALQSFKFYYNIVIGVRFLVSYSLPKRENKIPESLSRKEVIRIIESLSNPKHKLLLKLCYGSGLRVGELVKLKGYDLDWDKKSIRIRQGKGKKDRFSLLPNSCKEDLNDLFKHQVKSSWIFAGQIPGKHLSVRSAENIFTSAKNKAGITKDVSIHDLRHAFAIHLLESGTSIKMIQRLLGHVSVKTTEIYARIVDPMVSKVKSPLDDL comes from the coding sequence GTGCCCCAAAAAGTCAAAATTTGGAAAATCTGGGAGAATGGACTTTGCTTCAGCGCCATTTCGTTTTCTTACGATACCGAACTCTTCCAAAAATTCTCCAAAATGCCAAATGCAGTTTGGAGCCATAAGTTCAAATATTGGAAAATCCCGTATTCTGAATCTTTTCTCTCTGAATTTGTTTCCACCCATCGGGAAAAGATAGAAGCAGATCACGATATTCTTCTCATCCCCCTCAAAACGGAGGTGTTAAGGCGCAATTATAGCAAGAAAACTCTGAAATCCTATTTTTTATACAACCGAGCCTTCTTAAGATCTGTCGAAAAAAATCCATACTCAGTCACTGAGCCTGAATTAAAGATCTATTTGGACCGAATTTTATACGAAAGAAACTTAGCTTCCAATTCTCTAAGAGCAGCACTTCAATCTTTTAAATTTTATTATAATATTGTAATAGGCGTAAGATTTTTAGTATCTTACTCTCTTCCTAAAAGAGAAAACAAGATCCCGGAATCATTATCCAGAAAAGAAGTTATCAGGATCATCGAATCACTTTCCAACCCAAAACATAAACTTTTATTAAAACTTTGTTATGGATCCGGCTTAAGAGTAGGGGAACTTGTAAAGTTAAAAGGATATGATTTAGATTGGGATAAAAAATCTATTCGTATCAGACAAGGTAAAGGAAAGAAGGACCGTTTCAGTCTTTTGCCAAATAGTTGCAAAGAAGATCTAAACGATTTGTTCAAACACCAAGTCAAAAGTTCCTGGATTTTCGCTGGCCAAATTCCAGGCAAACATCTTAGCGTCAGAAGCGCGGAAAACATATTCACTTCTGCTAAAAATAAAGCAGGCATCACTAAAGACGTTTCGATCCACGACCTGAGACATGCATTTGCAATCCATCTGCTGGAGTCCGGCACCTCAATCAAAATGATCCAAAGACTACTTGGCCATGTATCTGTAAAAACCACGGAAATCTACGCTAGAATTGTTGACCCTATGGTTTCTAAGGTCAAAAGTCCTCTGGACGATCTCTGA
- a CDS encoding hybrid sensor histidine kinase/response regulator, producing MDHSSSHSPDFRLLFESIPGLYLVLSPELKIIAVSDGYLNATRTERDKILGRGIFDVFPDNPDDPEATGVSNLHSSLLRVLETKAPDTMAVQKYDIQLPEEEGGGFTVKYWSPLNSPVLNKKGKVECIIHKAEDITEFVLLKERGEKQSEMTDALLSRTEEMEREIIRRSQELQSANKSLRETEKVKNEFFANISHELRTPLSLILAPVESILSDKGSNLSPNNIQMLGTVHNNSVRLLQMVNSLLDFSKFEAGKMKVELEPTNISNLVEAILKDFEPSALEKNIQIRKELPSSNPNVLIDRYLFERIFFNLLSNALKFTPKDGNISVTLAYSKDQLLLSVQDSGIGISEEDQRIIFKKFQQAEGSSTRRYGGTGLGLAMVKDFSELLGGSVEVTSKLNSGSKFSVKIPAQTAESVEKEPSSKISSHSTQFSSLEISNKEDVEISDKPKVLICEDNEDLSSYIYSILSPFCQVRSAENGKEGLKLVYSWDPDLVLSDVMMPEMDGVRLCKEIKADPKIAKTIVVLLTALTHREAMLKGWEAKADEYLCKPFHPEELIVRVKSLLAIAEDRKKNLETLEQKNFELEFANAELEAFSYSVSHDLRAPLRAIQGYTQMILEDHSAVLDPEGVRFLNVLIDSTKRMENLIDNLLEFSKVGKKELKDSTFDLTEVAENVVSQIKDQTEHKAEIIIHPLAKVTTDRDMMSYVFQNLISNAVKYSAKKERPKVEIGVTHTDKGKTFFVKDNGAGFDMKYYNRLFGVFQRLHRQDEFSGTGVGLAIVHRIVTRYKGSVWAEGKPGEGASFFFTLGEKVGTAVGFHN from the coding sequence ATGGATCATTCTTCCTCTCACAGTCCTGATTTTCGTCTTCTTTTTGAATCTATTCCAGGTTTGTACCTGGTACTTTCTCCAGAGCTCAAAATTATAGCAGTAAGCGATGGATATCTCAATGCCACTCGAACCGAGAGAGACAAAATTTTAGGCAGAGGTATTTTCGACGTTTTTCCGGATAATCCAGACGATCCGGAAGCGACAGGTGTGAGCAATCTTCACAGTTCTCTTCTTCGCGTTTTGGAAACAAAAGCTCCGGACACGATGGCGGTGCAAAAATACGATATCCAACTTCCGGAAGAAGAAGGTGGAGGTTTTACCGTAAAATATTGGAGTCCCTTGAACTCTCCAGTCCTTAATAAAAAAGGAAAGGTAGAATGTATAATCCATAAAGCAGAAGACATCACTGAGTTTGTTCTTCTAAAAGAAAGAGGAGAAAAACAATCCGAGATGACTGATGCTCTTCTCTCCCGCACGGAAGAGATGGAAAGAGAGATCATCCGACGCTCTCAGGAATTACAATCTGCAAATAAAAGTTTGAGAGAAACTGAAAAGGTCAAAAACGAATTTTTTGCGAACATTTCTCACGAACTTAGAACTCCTCTTAGTTTGATTTTAGCACCGGTAGAATCCATTCTTTCTGATAAAGGATCTAACCTTTCTCCCAATAATATTCAGATGTTGGGAACGGTTCATAATAATTCAGTCAGACTTCTTCAGATGGTGAATAGTCTATTAGATTTTTCTAAATTTGAAGCCGGAAAAATGAAAGTAGAGCTTGAACCCACAAATATCAGCAATCTTGTCGAAGCCATCTTAAAAGATTTCGAGCCAAGCGCACTGGAGAAAAACATTCAGATCCGAAAGGAACTTCCTTCTTCCAATCCGAATGTTTTGATTGATCGTTATTTATTCGAAAGGATTTTCTTTAATCTTCTATCAAACGCATTAAAATTCACTCCTAAAGATGGAAACATCTCCGTTACCTTAGCTTATTCTAAAGATCAACTTCTTCTTTCTGTTCAAGACTCCGGGATCGGGATCTCGGAAGAGGATCAAAGGATCATTTTCAAAAAATTTCAACAGGCAGAAGGTTCCTCTACCAGAAGATACGGTGGAACAGGACTCGGACTTGCAATGGTAAAAGATTTCTCGGAACTTTTAGGCGGTTCTGTAGAAGTTACTAGCAAACTAAATTCAGGAAGCAAATTTAGTGTTAAAATTCCTGCACAAACAGCAGAATCAGTGGAGAAGGAGCCTTCTTCCAAAATTTCCTCCCATTCGACCCAATTCTCTAGTTTAGAAATTTCTAATAAAGAAGATGTGGAGATCTCAGACAAACCGAAAGTTTTGATCTGCGAAGACAACGAAGATCTTTCTAGTTATATTTATTCCATTCTCTCTCCTTTCTGCCAGGTAAGATCCGCTGAAAATGGAAAGGAAGGTCTAAAATTGGTTTATTCCTGGGACCCGGATCTGGTTCTTTCAGATGTGATGATGCCCGAAATGGATGGAGTTAGGCTTTGTAAAGAGATCAAAGCAGATCCTAAAATTGCAAAAACTATTGTGGTACTTCTAACTGCATTAACCCATCGAGAGGCAATGTTAAAAGGTTGGGAGGCGAAGGCCGACGAATATTTATGTAAACCTTTCCATCCAGAAGAGTTGATTGTAAGAGTGAAGTCTCTTCTCGCAATTGCAGAAGATAGAAAGAAAAATTTAGAAACATTAGAACAGAAAAATTTTGAATTGGAATTTGCAAACGCTGAGTTAGAAGCATTCTCTTATTCTGTCTCTCATGACTTGAGGGCTCCATTGAGAGCAATCCAAGGTTATACCCAAATGATCTTAGAAGATCATAGTGCTGTTCTTGATCCAGAAGGAGTTCGATTCCTTAATGTGCTTATAGACTCTACAAAAAGAATGGAGAATCTAATCGATAACTTATTAGAATTCTCTAAAGTAGGTAAAAAAGAACTGAAGGATTCTACATTCGATCTTACTGAAGTTGCTGAAAATGTGGTAAGCCAGATCAAGGACCAAACAGAACATAAAGCCGAAATTATAATTCATCCACTCGCGAAAGTTACCACAGACAGGGATATGATGTCTTACGTATTCCAAAACCTAATCTCCAATGCGGTAAAATATTCCGCGAAAAAGGAAAGGCCTAAAGTGGAGATAGGAGTTACTCATACAGACAAAGGTAAAACGTTCTTTGTAAAAGATAATGGAGCCGGTTTCGATATGAAATATTACAATCGACTCTTCGGTGTATTCCAAAGATTGCATAGACAGGATGAATTTTCAGGCACAGGTGTGGGTCTTGCAATCGTACATAGGATCGTCACGCGATACAAGGGTTCAGTTTGGGCAGAAGGAAAACCAGGAGAAGGTGCGTCCTTCTTCTTTACCTTGGGAGAAAAAGTCGGAACTGCGGTCGGTTTTCATAACTGA
- a CDS encoding histidine kinase N-terminal 7TM domain-containing protein, with translation MGTEVQSLSWFKWTPYAILPLISLFLSVLSLRIGFKSRQTSGAPEFILVCLGIILYSFGYFWEIISIRPESIIFWDNFQFIGPDLLIASLLFLCLRVANLNRFIHPISIFLFSIIPICTEIAVWFGPAEWIRPSYRFDPSAPWLALIYEYGPWMQIYVINSISIFTLCIIILIYGAWSQRAFHRIRCLVFMIGISLPFGSQVMTAGGFIPFIHPKLDIFPLTASFALIVWMYGLFYFRILNLIPLARNQVFEYIQDAVFVMNSSGFLLDANVSALNLLGTARLKQDSKLSEFLPDLGVLVEECRTNRKTSTEWKTNHGKYYDVSVRSQRAEGSHITIVVLRDVTQRAISERKLSERRDILQSILDSTSILFLVLDGDGRLILLNRACLQTTGFDLMELEGKVFWETELFAEESKIIGKVFEQRFAKKKFPKHTSVLLRTKDGKSRRTLWEHKEVRDKNGHLQYVISTGTDATGLKEAEFRIETLQRANEEILAKNEIIESQKFDLEDALQNLKRTQAKLIQASKLADLGQLAAGIAHEINNPIGAIQAAGFNILSYLEKIRTDLRSILPLLSSLSDEDWNSYKELITLGISSKEMLIGLERRRVLAEIKTEMKSADILFPEETAEFFADFGITSSWKNFERILKNQNTRELLPFFLNLLGPEQCVDTIKTAVERSAKIVYALRSFAHFESSHKKRKFSLKENIDTVLTLYQNLFKHGVEVSTNLDGIPEFLGFPDDLMHLWTNLIMNSVQAMSYKGSIGINAVLQENEVIVSIQDKGPGIPAEVKDQVFDVFFTTKPLGEGSGLGLDIAKRIVEKHKGRIWFESSPGNTIFYVGLPFEV, from the coding sequence ATGGGAACGGAAGTCCAATCTTTATCCTGGTTTAAATGGACTCCTTACGCGATCCTTCCGTTAATCAGTTTATTTCTTTCCGTTCTCTCTCTTAGAATAGGATTCAAAAGCAGACAAACTTCCGGTGCTCCAGAATTCATCCTTGTATGTCTTGGAATTATTCTTTATAGCTTTGGATATTTTTGGGAGATAATCAGCATAAGACCTGAGAGCATTATCTTTTGGGATAATTTCCAATTTATAGGCCCCGATCTTCTAATCGCATCCCTACTTTTTCTTTGCTTAAGAGTAGCGAATTTAAATAGATTCATCCATCCGATCAGCATTTTTCTTTTTTCAATCATTCCAATCTGCACCGAAATCGCCGTTTGGTTCGGGCCAGCAGAATGGATCCGCCCTTCTTACAGATTTGACCCATCTGCTCCTTGGCTTGCATTGATTTATGAATACGGGCCTTGGATGCAGATCTATGTAATCAATTCAATCTCCATATTCACCCTGTGTATTATAATTTTAATATATGGTGCCTGGTCCCAAAGAGCATTTCACAGAATAAGATGTTTAGTTTTTATGATAGGGATCTCTCTCCCATTCGGAAGCCAAGTCATGACTGCTGGGGGTTTTATCCCTTTCATCCATCCTAAACTAGATATTTTTCCTTTAACTGCAAGTTTTGCATTAATCGTTTGGATGTACGGCCTTTTCTATTTCAGGATCTTAAATCTCATTCCGTTAGCAAGAAACCAAGTATTCGAATATATACAAGATGCAGTTTTTGTAATGAACTCTTCCGGTTTCCTTTTGGACGCAAATGTTTCCGCCTTAAATTTGCTTGGAACTGCGAGATTAAAACAAGATTCCAAACTTTCTGAATTTCTTCCGGATCTGGGTGTCCTTGTTGAAGAATGCCGTACCAACAGAAAGACAAGTACAGAATGGAAAACGAACCATGGAAAATATTATGATGTTTCCGTTCGTTCCCAAAGAGCAGAAGGTTCTCATATCACAATTGTTGTTCTTAGGGATGTGACCCAAAGAGCAATCTCCGAAAGAAAACTTTCAGAAAGAAGAGATATTCTTCAGAGTATTTTAGACTCTACTAGCATCCTATTTTTAGTTTTAGATGGAGATGGTAGATTAATTTTATTGAATAGAGCCTGTTTACAAACCACAGGATTCGATTTAATGGAGTTAGAAGGAAAAGTTTTTTGGGAAACTGAACTGTTTGCGGAAGAAAGTAAAATAATCGGAAAAGTTTTTGAGCAACGTTTTGCTAAGAAGAAGTTCCCAAAACATACTAGCGTACTTCTTAGGACCAAAGATGGAAAATCGAGAAGGACTCTCTGGGAACATAAAGAAGTTCGAGATAAGAATGGTCATTTGCAATATGTGATCTCTACAGGAACAGATGCTACAGGCTTAAAAGAAGCAGAATTTCGAATAGAAACATTACAAAGAGCGAATGAAGAAATTTTAGCTAAGAACGAGATTATTGAATCTCAAAAATTTGATTTGGAAGATGCTCTCCAAAATCTAAAAAGGACCCAAGCAAAACTGATCCAAGCATCTAAACTCGCAGACCTGGGACAATTAGCCGCGGGGATTGCCCATGAGATCAATAACCCTATAGGCGCAATCCAAGCCGCAGGTTTTAATATTCTTTCCTATCTAGAAAAGATCAGAACGGATTTACGTTCTATTCTTCCGCTTCTATCTTCTTTATCCGATGAAGATTGGAATTCCTACAAAGAACTAATCACTTTAGGTATTTCTTCCAAAGAGATGCTGATCGGTTTAGAAAGAAGAAGGGTACTTGCAGAGATCAAAACTGAAATGAAATCAGCAGATATTCTTTTCCCAGAAGAAACGGCCGAATTTTTTGCGGACTTCGGGATTACTTCTTCTTGGAAAAATTTTGAAAGAATATTAAAAAATCAGAATACAAGGGAACTTCTACCCTTCTTTTTAAATCTTTTAGGTCCTGAACAATGCGTAGATACGATCAAAACCGCAGTAGAACGTTCCGCAAAAATTGTATATGCACTCAGAAGTTTTGCACATTTCGAGTCCTCTCATAAAAAGAGAAAATTTTCTTTAAAAGAAAATATAGATACTGTTCTAACACTATACCAAAATCTGTTTAAACATGGTGTAGAGGTTTCGACTAATCTGGATGGGATCCCAGAATTTTTAGGTTTCCCGGATGATTTAATGCATTTATGGACAAATTTGATCATGAATTCTGTCCAGGCAATGTCGTATAAAGGTTCCATTGGGATCAACGCCGTCTTACAAGAAAACGAAGTAATAGTTTCCATCCAAGACAAGGGACCCGGAATCCCTGCAGAAGTGAAAGACCAAGTATTTGATGTATTCTTCACTACCAAACCTTTGGGAGAAGGTTCTGGATTAGGTTTAGATATAGCAAAGCGAATTGTAGAAAAACATAAGGGAAGGATCTGGTTCGAATCTTCTCCTGGAAATACAATATTTTATGTGGGGCTTCCTTTCGAGGTCTGA
- a CDS encoding MHYT domain-containing protein, whose protein sequence is MIAFLDNFFIYNSTSKLLTATYNPWLVTLSVLMAIFASYIALQIVGQKVPESSPPITKYLISSAASLALGCGVWSMHFIGMLSFELCTTVQYDKSLTILSIFPSLLASTIALSFVNRPKISVTELVLGGALVGSGIGAMHYTGMAAVETGPYLRYDPWFFALSIVVAVVLAILSLWVRFGLENLKLGTLWPSLISATTMGSAISGMHYTGMAAARFIGEEDPNLISQTTDSTFLALSVSLITIAFTLFAFAVNWFLRYRDLVNNLRVSESRLRTIITTAVDGVITMDGQGNIRELNRSAELIFGYENSETIGKNIRELMPDPYYNAKDRNSDTMLSAGFSKIIGSSREVIGVRKDGSDFPVRLAIGHGKLAGEDLFVGFVTDISERKMIENALKQSEQQVRSLIENIPGITYRCLPNNDWNMLFMSDASESITGYPVHDFVSVTSVRSFKDIVHPDDIKMVESIVDSAVAGKRAFTLEYRIIHKNGEIRWLWDNGCGVYGGNGEAIFIDGVILDITERRRMEEALRKEKEKAELAAITKTSFLANMSHEIRTPMNAILGFTEVLLSDELEKNHRTHLETVKSSAKSLLRLLNDILNTAKLEKGAVELEEIDFSLFKLIAELKSTLGISARKKNLEFEVIQDPNLSEFYKGDSLRIRQILMNLIGNAVKFTDNGKVSLKVIKEEGKLRFSVQDTGIGIQADRLEKIFEPFTQADISTTRRFGGTGLGTTICKQLTELMGGKIWAESILGKGSTFHVLLPLKEGNPRQENKLLTGIKLPALKILVVDDVEKNTELVSLLLQNLGHQVESSYNGEDAVKKVTTGSFDLVLMDVQMPGLDGRQATKVIRMHEAQENVPRTPILALTASVFEEDKHAASAAGMDGFVSKPVEMDQMIAEIARVLGFSETIADPEIHPSGKEVEWDPKKASILAKELSGSFQRGSIEEEYLEEFSDLIRTKVENSDFKSFRSKIEQFEFEEAYTLLKKFIVQLGLESDLGK, encoded by the coding sequence GTGATCGCATTTTTAGATAATTTTTTCATTTATAATTCTACTTCTAAACTTCTTACGGCTACGTATAACCCTTGGCTGGTCACTCTTTCCGTTTTGATGGCGATATTTGCCTCTTATATCGCTCTACAGATTGTAGGACAGAAAGTTCCAGAATCTTCTCCACCTATTACAAAATATTTAATTTCTTCTGCGGCGAGCCTTGCATTAGGTTGTGGTGTTTGGTCCATGCATTTTATAGGAATGCTTTCCTTTGAACTATGCACAACTGTTCAATATGATAAAAGTTTAACGATTCTTTCTATCTTTCCGAGTCTTCTTGCTTCTACAATTGCGCTGTCATTTGTAAATCGGCCTAAAATTTCTGTCACAGAACTAGTGCTAGGCGGCGCACTTGTGGGTTCCGGAATAGGAGCCATGCATTATACTGGAATGGCTGCCGTAGAAACAGGGCCATATTTACGTTATGATCCATGGTTCTTTGCATTATCCATTGTAGTTGCAGTGGTTCTTGCAATACTTTCTCTTTGGGTAAGATTCGGTTTAGAAAATCTGAAATTAGGAACTCTATGGCCTTCTCTCATTTCAGCTACCACAATGGGATCTGCAATTTCAGGAATGCATTATACTGGAATGGCTGCTGCAAGGTTTATAGGAGAAGAAGATCCAAATCTAATCTCTCAAACCACAGACTCCACATTCTTAGCGCTGTCAGTTTCTTTAATCACGATTGCATTCACTCTGTTTGCATTTGCAGTCAATTGGTTCTTAAGATACCGAGATCTAGTAAACAATCTAAGGGTAAGTGAATCCAGACTTAGGACAATCATCACCACCGCAGTGGATGGTGTGATCACAATGGATGGTCAGGGTAATATCAGAGAACTCAATCGTTCCGCAGAGTTGATCTTTGGTTATGAAAATAGCGAAACGATCGGTAAAAATATCAGAGAGCTGATGCCTGATCCTTACTATAATGCAAAAGATAGAAATTCAGATACAATGTTAAGCGCGGGCTTCTCTAAAATTATTGGAAGCAGTAGAGAAGTTATAGGTGTTAGAAAAGATGGATCCGACTTTCCTGTACGATTAGCAATCGGTCACGGAAAACTTGCCGGAGAGGATCTATTTGTTGGTTTTGTAACAGATATCAGCGAAAGAAAAATGATCGAAAACGCACTAAAACAAAGTGAACAACAAGTGCGTTCCTTGATCGAAAATATTCCTGGGATTACTTACAGATGTCTTCCTAATAATGATTGGAATATGTTATTCATGAGTGATGCTTCCGAATCAATCACCGGTTATCCTGTCCATGATTTTGTAAGCGTAACATCTGTACGATCTTTCAAAGATATTGTGCATCCTGATGATATTAAAATGGTAGAGTCCATAGTCGATTCTGCAGTTGCAGGAAAAAGAGCATTTACTTTAGAATATAGGATCATCCACAAAAACGGAGAGATCAGATGGCTTTGGGATAATGGATGCGGAGTTTATGGTGGAAATGGAGAAGCAATCTTCATTGACGGAGTTATTTTAGATATCACAGAAAGAAGAAGAATGGAAGAAGCTTTACGAAAGGAAAAAGAAAAAGCAGAACTTGCTGCGATCACTAAAACTTCCTTTTTGGCAAACATGAGCCATGAGATCCGAACTCCAATGAATGCGATCCTTGGATTTACAGAAGTCCTTCTTTCGGATGAATTAGAAAAAAATCATAGAACTCATTTGGAAACAGTCAAAAGTTCTGCAAAATCTTTATTAAGACTTTTGAATGATATTTTAAATACTGCGAAATTGGAAAAAGGAGCAGTTGAATTAGAAGAAATAGACTTCTCTCTTTTCAAATTGATAGCAGAATTAAAATCCACTTTAGGGATTAGCGCTCGAAAGAAAAATTTAGAATTTGAAGTGATCCAAGATCCAAATCTTTCTGAATTTTATAAGGGAGATTCTTTACGCATCAGACAGATATTGATGAATCTGATCGGTAATGCAGTCAAATTTACAGACAATGGAAAAGTCAGTTTAAAAGTAATAAAAGAAGAAGGAAAACTTCGCTTCTCTGTACAAGATACTGGGATCGGGATCCAAGCAGACCGATTAGAAAAAATTTTTGAACCATTCACTCAGGCAGATATTTCTACAACGAGACGTTTTGGTGGAACAGGACTTGGTACTACAATTTGTAAACAGTTAACCGAGTTAATGGGCGGGAAGATCTGGGCAGAGAGCATATTAGGAAAAGGAAGTACATTCCATGTACTTCTTCCTTTAAAAGAAGGAAACCCTAGACAAGAAAACAAATTACTAACAGGGATTAAACTTCCTGCTTTAAAGATCCTAGTCGTGGATGATGTCGAAAAAAATACAGAACTAGTAAGCCTTCTTCTCCAAAACCTTGGACACCAAGTAGAATCATCGTATAACGGAGAAGACGCAGTAAAAAAAGTCACGACCGGATCTTTCGATCTGGTTCTAATGGACGTACAGATGCCAGGACTTGACGGTCGCCAAGCGACTAAAGTCATCCGAATGCATGAGGCCCAAGAGAATGTTCCTAGGACCCCTATTTTGGCATTGACTGCAAGCGTTTTTGAAGAAGATAAACATGCAGCGAGTGCGGCCGGCATGGACGGATTTGTCTCCAAACCAGTGGAGATGGACCAGATGATCGCTGAGATTGCAAGAGTATTAGGTTTTTCTGAAACGATTGCAGATCCAGAAATCCATCCTTCCGGAAAAGAAGTGGAATGGGATCCTAAAAAGGCTTCTATTCTAGCAAAAGAACTATCCGGCTCTTTCCAAAGAGGCTCGATAGAAGAAGAATATCTAGAAGAATTTTCGGATCTGATCCGAACAAAAGTGGAAAACTCCGATTTTAAATCTTTTCGTTCTAAAATAGAACAATTCGAATTCGAAGAGGCATATACTCTTCTCAAAAAATTTATCGTCCAACTTGGATTAGAATCGGATCTCGGAAAATAG